AGATGAAAGTAGAACGGTTGCGTAATCGTCAAACTCGAAGCCAGTGAACGACACCTCCCCATTTTCGGACGTTGACTTAATCCTCTCTAAGCCCGTAGTGATTACATCTGGGTTATAACCGTTTTTCCAATCTGCACACATATAGGGCCTTATTTGCTAGGTTCGTAGGTCGCTGTGAGCATCGAGTTTACCTCATCACTCGATCCCTCGCATCAACGATCCGGCAGCCTTGGCCTTCCGGCAGTGCGAAGATCGGATTCAGATCCACTTCACTGATCTCTGGGCCGCCTCCGCGAGGTGGGATCCGCGTAGCAGGACACTTTGCGTTGCCTTCGGGTTGACGGCTGACTGCCCGCGATTTTTCCCGTACTGCTCCAGTCATTGTCGCTTTCCCTAATTAGGAAGCGTCAGGTTTGCTCAACGGGCCGATGATCAGATAAGCCACTCGGGTGTGAGAAGCAAGATGGTTCCTAGACCGGCCATCACCAGGCCGCTGGCCAGCTTCAGCCAGCGTCCAGCCCCTTCTTGTAATTTCCTCCGACTCAGCGTGACGACCGCGATCGTCACCATGAGGCCGTCGTCAAGAATATAGGCCAGGTTATAGAGGCCAAGGTACCCGTAGTAGGTCCATGTCGGCAACTGCTGCATCGTCAGGATTTGTGTGTAGACCGCCGGGAATCCAGCCGTGCAGAGCAATTCAATTGTATTCACCAGCCCGGCCAGAATGATGACGCCCACCAAGGCTCCGGCAAGGTTGTCGGCCTGGATGATGCGGCGGATGCGGGCGTACAGGCCGGGCTTTGCAGACTCGGGAATGCTCAAGGACAGACCGTGATGGAGAGCAAAGAAATCTTTCACATTCACCAGCCCGATGAAGAGCGCGATGCCGCCGAGCCCGATCTGAACAGCGCGCGACAGCCCTACCACGAGAAACAGGTTGAGCCATGCCGCCATGAAGGCAAAATAGAGCAATCCACTGACGATGACGAAGGTTCCCGCGATGAGCGCCATCTTCCGCCGATCTTGTAGATTGACCAGCAGCGACAGGAGAAAGAGTAGGACCCACATCGCACAAGGATTGAATCCATCCAACAAACCAATGACCACGGTGAACAACGGAAGGCCAAGATCCTGGACACGAAGTGGGCCGAACCACCCCGTCTCGATGGTCTCGATTGATGAACCTGGTTCGATGCCCGGGGCGTTCCGGTCGAGCATGGCGCGGATCTTAGCTCCGGTCGTGTCGGACGACTGAAATCCCAGGATCAACTCTGTGCCGATGAGAAATGCGGGAACACCAAGGGTGGTGATGCCTCGATCCTTGGCCCATACCTCGAGTCGCTGTCGTGCCGCGGAGTCCTCAACGATGTCATAGAGGGTAATATGAAGCGAAGGCCGCTCGCGTCGAAGGTCGTCGAGGAAAACCTTTGCCGCTGCGCAATGGGGACAGCCCGCTCTGACAAAAACCTCAATGTCCGGAATGGCCTCCCCCGCCCAAGCGCTGCCCGGGAGAGAGAGCACGATGGCGAAGACGTGGATGGCAAGTCGGCGGAAGAATATGTGCCAAGCTATGCGCTGAAACGACACTTCTGCTAACTGGTGATATCCGGTGGCGACATGAATCTGATGTACGACAACACATCCAGCATTTGCTCATCCGTCAGCTTGCCACGAAACCCATGCATCGGGCTGAATAAGACGCCGTTCGAAATCGCCACGAGCAGTTCCCAATCCGTCTTCGAGCGACTGATCTGAGATCGAAGATCGACCGGTTGGACGATCAAATCTTGGCTGTCCGGCCCATTCCCGTCCAGTTGAACCCCATGGCAACGGAGGCACTGTCGCTCATACACGCCCTGTCCGGCTTTCGAATCTCCTCGAATTCCTTGAGCGAAGATCACAGATATTGAGAGGGCAATGAAGAGTAGTGTGAGAATCGTCGGTTTCATCTTCGCTCCTTTCACCGCAGTACGAGCACCGGACACGTCACATGATGAACAACGGCATGGGATACACTCCCTAAGAGAAAGCGAGACAGTCCCTTACGCCCATGTGAGGTGATGACGACGAGGTCCACAGGCTTTGCCTCTTCTTCGATCACCGAGACGGCATGACCGGTGGCGACTTTCGTGCTGACCGAGTATCGGGGGGTCATGAGTTTGCTGGCGGTCGACTTGACGAGTTCCTCCGCATACCGCTCAGCTCCCTCCCACCATGTTCTAGTTCCCATGGCATCGTACGGATCATCCACTCCGATCGGAACGACGGCGTGGAGTACGCAGAGTTCAGCAGGGTCGGCGAAGGGATGCTTCGTAAGCCATGCCACGATTCGGTCAGCATCCTCGCGATCCTCGATGGCGACAAGCACCCGTTGAACTTTGCGCGCTGCACCCTTGACGATCAAGATTGGGCGTGAGCCGTGCAAGAGCACCCGATGGGATACGCTTCCGAGGACCATCTCCGAGAGCCGGCTTCGTCCACGCACACCGACGACGACGAGATCGGTTGAGAAGGTGTCCGCGCTGTCGAGGATGAGCTGTGCGGGATTGGCGACTTCGTTGACCTTCCTGATGGACTGGATCTCCGGCGGAACCATAGTCGCGGCGTGATCCAGAGCTTTGCGCCCGGCATCGACCATCGCGTGGCGGAAATCCTCGTACCCTTGCACGTTGCCCGCTTGGGCCACGACCGGATTGTGAAGAATTCCCAAGTCGACACCATGGACCAGCGTGACGTCCGATGGATGATAGAGGTGGAACGTTTGGGTGACTGCCGCGAACGCCTGATCGGACCAATCGACACCGATGACGACTCTCATTTCATGACCCTTCCCATCCGATCGTCAAAACAGCGGATGTGGTGCGGTGCCGAACGGAAGCACCAGCGGTGATTCACCAAGATGGCCGCGAAGACGCCACGAGCCGTTTTCCGGGACAAGATAGTGTACTTCTTCATGCCAACTGTCGATGGGGACATAGAGGCCGGTGGTCTTCGATCTGGCCCACAAGTGCCCTGTGCACGTGACCTCCAGAACGGCATCCTTCCCTGCTCCGAGCTTGGTCATCTTCGTGAAGAGATGGGTACTGGCGATTTCCTCGTACTCATCAAAGAGATCATTCCAGATCTTGCGGATATCGTCCTTCTTAAACCCATGGTAGTTGTACCGGGAGGAATAGATGCCCATGACCTGTTCCAGGTCATGGGCTTTGATCGCTTGTTCCGCCCGCTCAAAGGCTTTGACGACGCTATTAACCGTCGCCTCGTCGACCTCGATCACCGACCCGGATGGAACGACAATGTTCGCCGATGCCGTGCCGAGTCCGATGACACTTGCAATCAGGAGTACGAGTGAGACAACTGTCGAGGCTGCGCGATCTGGTCTACTCAAGGAAGCCTCCAATTATTGTGGCGGAGACGCTGTCGAAGAATGTGTCCGCTCTTTCCATTCCAACTGCGACTCTTCCGCCAGGTTTAAATACTCCACCACATCGTGATCGCTGACTTCGGCGAAGTCGATATAGTGATGACCCACAGCCCAGAATGGATCCGGTGTGGCGAGGACGACCAGCTCATCCGCCTGGACGCGTGCCTCCTGTACGGTGTCGACAGGGCCGACCGGAATAGCTCCGATCAGGCGGCGAGGCTTGAAGTGTCTGATGGACTGGACAGCTGCGAAGAACGTGGAGCCGGTGGCGATCCCGTCGTCTACGAGAATGACGCTGTGGTCGGCAAGCGTGAGCATCTGCCGACCTTGGCGGTACATACTTTGTCGTCGAGCGATCTCGTGTTGCTGCATCTGAACCATCCCGTCGATATCGGTCCGAGAAAAACCATAGGCGGCCATTGCCCCTGGGTTCAGATAGACCGTTCCTGTTTCACCCACCGCGCCGAGTGCATACTCAGGGTTATCCGGTGCCCCCAGCTTGCGGGTGATAAAGACGTCCAGCGGAAGAT
The sequence above is drawn from the Nitrospira sp. genome and encodes:
- a CDS encoding NrdH-redoxin gives rise to the protein MAWHIFFRRLAIHVFAIVLSLPGSAWAGEAIPDIEVFVRAGCPHCAAAKVFLDDLRRERPSLHITLYDIVEDSAARQRLEVWAKDRGITTLGVPAFLIGTELILGFQSSDTTGAKIRAMLDRNAPGIEPGSSIETIETGWFGPLRVQDLGLPLFTVVIGLLDGFNPCAMWVLLFLLSLLVNLQDRRKMALIAGTFVIVSGLLYFAFMAAWLNLFLVVGLSRAVQIGLGGIALFIGLVNVKDFFALHHGLSLSIPESAKPGLYARIRRIIQADNLAGALVGVIILAGLVNTIELLCTAGFPAVYTQILTMQQLPTWTYYGYLGLYNLAYILDDGLMVTIAVVTLSRRKLQEGAGRWLKLASGLVMAGLGTILLLTPEWLI
- a CDS encoding universal stress protein — its product is MRVVIGVDWSDQAFAAVTQTFHLYHPSDVTLVHGVDLGILHNPVVAQAGNVQGYEDFRHAMVDAGRKALDHAATMVPPEIQSIRKVNEVANPAQLILDSADTFSTDLVVVGVRGRSRLSEMVLGSVSHRVLLHGSRPILIVKGAARKVQRVLVAIEDREDADRIVAWLTKHPFADPAELCVLHAVVPIGVDDPYDAMGTRTWWEGAERYAEELVKSTASKLMTPRYSVSTKVATGHAVSVIEEEAKPVDLVVITSHGRKGLSRFLLGSVSHAVVHHVTCPVLVLR
- a CDS encoding cytochrome c; translated protein: MKPTILTLLFIALSISVIFAQGIRGDSKAGQGVYERQCLRCHGVQLDGNGPDSQDLIVQPVDLRSQISRSKTDWELLVAISNGVLFSPMHGFRGKLTDEQMLDVLSYIRFMSPPDITS
- a CDS encoding phosphoribosyltransferase, producing MERLLQYRDDPTAIILALPRGGVAVGYQLSLGLHLPLDVFITRKLGAPDNPEYALGAVGETGTVYLNPGAMAAYGFSRTDIDGMVQMQQHEIARRQSMYRQGRQMLTLADHSVILVDDGIATGSTFFAAVQSIRHFKPRRLIGAIPVGPVDTVQEARVQADELVVLATPDPFWAVGHHYIDFAEVSDHDVVEYLNLAEESQLEWKERTHSSTASPPQ